A section of the Xiphias gladius isolate SHS-SW01 ecotype Sanya breed wild chromosome 10, ASM1685928v1, whole genome shotgun sequence genome encodes:
- the LOC120794914 gene encoding NPC intracellular cholesterol transporter 2-like produces MDVRAGFIVSLCLMGFTCAVPVKFIDCGSCSGKVVMVDISPCPNQPCQLHKGQSYSVNVTFTSTVESKTSKALVHGIIAGVSIPFPIPKEDGCQSGIQCPIQKQQTYHYQNTLPVKSEYPAIKLVVEWELRDDNKQDLFCIRFPVQIVS; encoded by the exons ATGGACGTCCGAGCAGGTTTCATCGTCTCCCTCTGCTTGATGGGATTCACCTGTGCTGTGCCAGTGAAATTCATAGACTGCG GCTCCTGCTCTGGAAAAGTGGTCATGGTTGACATAAGCCCTTGCCCCAATCAGCCATGCCAGCTACACAAAGGACAGTCCTACAGTGTCAACGTGACATTCACCAGCA CTGTGGAGAGCAAGACAAGCAAAGCATTGGTTCACGGTATTATTGCTGGAGTTTCTATCCCCTTCCCCATTCCCAAGGAAGACGGCTGCCAGTCTGGAATCCAGTGTCCCATCCAGAAGCAGCAGACCTATCACTATCAGAACACTCTACCTGTGAAGTCTGAGTATCCCGCA ATAAAGCTGGTTGTGGAGTGGGAACTGAGAGATGACAACAAACAAGACTTGTTCTGCATCAGGTTCCCAGTTCAGATTGTGAGCTAA
- the isca2 gene encoding iron-sulfur cluster assembly 2 homolog, mitochondrial, whose translation MSFVRGVMLTASKSKMLSFARSSTLLNNLSVSQRSHRLPPNPTAGLRRFSSASAQEKPAVSGPSEDKVHLTESCLKRLEEIMGKGEYLRIHVEGGGCSGFQYKFSVDSNKNEDDRVFEQGGVGIIVDQDSLEFVKGATVDFSQELIRSTFQVLKNPQADHGCSCGSSFSVKL comes from the exons ATGTCATTCGTGAGAGGAGTTATGTTAACTGCgtcaaagtcaaaaatgttgagCTTTGCTAG GTCGTCTACCCTTCTGAACAACCTCAGCGTGAGCCAGCGGTCACACCGGCTGCCTCCAAACCCCACGGCGGGGCTCCGGCGCTTCAGCAGCGCCTCAGCCCAGGAGAAGCCAGCGGTGTCAGGTCCATCTGAAGATAAAGTACACCTCACTGAGTCATGTCTGAAG AGACTAGAGGAGATCATGGGGAAGGGCGAGTACCTGAGAATACATGTGGAGGGAGGAGGCTGCTCTGGGTTCCAGTACAAGTTTTCTGTCGATAGTAACAAGAATGAAGATGACAG AGTGTTTGAGCAGGGAGGAGTGGGCATTATCGTGGACCAGGACAGCCTGGAGTTTGTGAAAGGAGCCACGGTGGACTTCAGCCAGGAGCTGATTCGCTCTACCTTCCAAGTGCTCAAGAATCCTCAAGCTGATCATGGCTGCTCCTGTGGCAGCTCCTTCTCTGTCAAACTATGA
- the LOC120795205 gene encoding GSK3-beta interaction protein, with protein MEIDCQPEESIVSSFDEDCVDLGDVKDMRLEAEAVVNDVLFAVTEMHVSQSLNSASDVAYINVETREGNRYCLELTEAGLRVVGYAFDQVDEDLSNQYHETVYSLLDTLSPGYREAFGNALLQRLERLKQNGR; from the exons ATGGAGATAGACTGTCAACCTGAGGAGTCCATTGTCTCTTCATTTGATGAGGACTGCGTTGATCTTGGTGACGTCAAGGACATGAGATTGGAGGCAGAGGCAGTGGTGAATGACGTTCTCTTTGCCGTCACTGAAATGCACGTGTCACAAAGTCTCAACAGTGCGTCAGATGTGGCCTACATAAATGTGGAAACAAGAGAGGGAAATCGGTATTGTCTGGAGCTAACAGAGGCAGGACTGAGG GTGGTGGGCTATGCTTTCGATCAAGTGGACGAGGATTTGAGCAACCAGTATCATGAGACTGTTTACTCGCTTCTGGACACGCTGAGTCCGGGTTACAGGGAAGCCTTTGGGAATGCTTTGCTCCAGCGGCTGGAGAGGCTGAAGCAAAACGGACGATAA